Part of the Maridesulfovibrio sp. genome, ATTAAAAAACATGACTCTATTATTACTTCTAAATACTAACCTTCTCCGTACTGCTCGCCAGCCTTAGGAAAAGAATCCAGATGCGGCTTGATAGCTTTGCCCAACCAATCAATGGTACGTCCAAGATGATTCATATTTGCAATACCTTCATCATCGTTGAGAACTTCGCCCTTGTTCAATCCATACCCCATGTTCCAATAGGTGGACCCCGGCATGACCATTCCATTAATCTGGTATAGATGATTTATACTGTCAAAGACATGAGTAGCTCCACCTCGGCGTACGGCAACAGCTGCTCCGCCTATTTTTCCTGCCAACTGACGGTCATTGGCAAGGGCTACCATACCGGCCCGGTCTATCAAGGCTTTGATTTCTGTAGACACGTCAGCAAAATATGTGGGGGAGCCGATGACAATCGCATCAGCGCGGACCATCTTCTCGTAAACTTCATTAAGCTTGTCATTATCGACAACACACTTGCTGTCCTTATTTTCCCAACATTTCATGCAAGCCATGCAGCCCCGTATTTTCTTGCCTCCAAGCTGGTAAAGCTCAGTTTCCCAGCCTGCACTTTCAAGTGGTTCCAAAACTTTTTGCAGCATGCTTTCAGTATTACCGCCCTTACGGGGGCTGCCGTTAATAGCAAGTACGTACATTTTTTTCTCCATTAGTATGTTCTTCTTAAGTAAACCGGCCAAAATTTACGACCCTGTCTTCATGTACCATTAAAGCGCAAAAAAACGATTACTGATTCAAACTCACATGGCGTAGTTACACATCATACTTTTGGCTGAAATACTATTTGCAGTAGAGAGAAAAGCAGTCCTTACGGGTTAGGACTAAGCATTCGCTGCATCAGGCAACGAACCGAAACCAATCCGGCAAATTCACCATTTTTGGTTACAGCAATAGGATCAAACGTATAGCTTCCCTCGCGGGAAAGGGCACTGCGGGCAACTGAGTCAAGCCCCGATTCAGCGGATAGGACCAGCAGTTCCTTATCCATAACAACGGACACCGGACGGCCAAGAAATAGCGCTTTATCCGTTTCCCTGCGCACGATTTCATCCATACGTCCTTTAGTGATCATCCCTACCGGCGACAATCCATCAAGAACAATCAGACAGGCCCATTCGCCACTGTCATGCAACTTTAGAAGGGCATCGGAAACCTTGCTGTCGATTGCAATCGTCTGTGCAGGCCAAACCATTTCTCCCAGCGAACCTTCCAAATCCCTCTCTATAGCATCAGCCTTACCAATAACCTGATAAGTACGGATGGAATGCTGAATACCTTTGACGGAAATAGCCGCACGGCCCAGACAACGGAAATCCTCTTTCACCAAGGCCCATGTTTCGTGTGAAATCAATATCTGGTCCGGCGGTGCATTCTGCTCCAAACGGGCAGCGACATTAACCTGACCGCCGATAATCGTGTAATCCATCAGCTGCTTGGAACCAAAGTTGCCCACAGTACAAAAGCCCGTATTAATACCCATACGGATTTTAAAGGGACTTGAAATACCCAGTTCAAACCACTCCTGCTGCATTTCTTTAATAGCATCGCGCATCTCAATAGCCATATTCAAACATGCTACCGCATCCTCTTTATGGCCTTTGGACACAGGGTCGCCGAAAAAGATCAGCACGGCATCACCGATGTATTTATCGATAGTCCCACCATGTTTCAGGGCGATGGATGCCATCCGGTCAAGGTAGTTGTTCAGCAGCGCGGTCATATCCTCAGGTTCCATACGCTCTGTGGTGGAAGTAAAACCTACGATATCTGAAAAAAAGATCGTCAACTTTTTACGTTTGGCACCTATAAGCGTATCCTGAGTACCTTCAAATATGGATTCGTAAACCTGAGGAGAAAGATATCTTCCCAGTTTATCTGACAACTCGGCCAGCCTGTCTGCCTGTTCTTTCTGAATCAATGCGGACGCAACACGCCGCAGAACCATCGGCGGACTCAAGGGGCGGTATATGAAATCAAAAACCCCGCATTCAAAATAACCGTACTCTTCGTCCGGGCGGGTTGCCCCTGAAATCAAAAGAAGCGGAATATTGCGGGTCACCTCACTGAACTTTAACCTCCTGCCCAGATCCAGACAATCAACTTCAGGTAAATCAGCGTCCAAAAGGATTAAATCAGGCTGTTCCTTTGCTGCTATTTCGAACAGATGCGACCCGTTCATAGCCATCAGCAAGGCATAGTCATCACGCAGAATTTCCGCGAATACATCCATTTCTGGTTTATTTCTATCTACAATAAATATTGTCGGGCGGTTTCTTTTCGGCACAATAATTCTCCTTTTCCAACCTGCCTTTCAAACCTTCTTTACCCAACTGCAAAGGATATTAAAACAAAAATATAACAAACCCCATAACCAAAAGTCTGTTTTCTAAAATCGCATAGTCTGAGCAGACAAAAAGACCCTCAACAAATGAGGGTCTTTTAATTTTGTGAATTCGGCAACCTGCCGAAAATTAAACATTTCAAGATCCGCGATTGTAACCGACAGTCACATTGCCATCTTCTACAATCACTGGAATCCTTCTTTTTCCTCCGGAAAGCTCCAGCATTTTGTTCAGATCATCCACAGACATGAGCACATCCACAAATTCAGCATCCGGATACGCTTCCCGCGCTCTTCTGGTATGCGGGCATGTGGATTTACCATAAATAATCATTTTAGGCATGTCTCTCTCCTGTTCACATCAAAATAGCATTGGAAGAAGATTCATGTCCAACAGGATATTTTATCTACTATTTCGGCGCAGGCGTATGAATAAGGATCCCAAAGCAATTATTACCAAGAAAAGCGGACTATATTCATCATTCATCCCAATGGTGCACCCGGTCCCGCTGCCTCCGGCCCTGTTCATACCAAGAATCTGGGGATCATCTATCACCCCCGGCTCCGGATTTTCATCATAAGGTCCGCCATCCTTGATCACTGAGACAATATAATATGACGCCGTAGCATTTAACGCCCGGACAGGATCAACGAATTTCCCGGCCACATCTGTAAGCCACCAATTCCCATCTTTATAATCTTCAAAACCGGCGTAGTTAAACTGCATGTTGGTGCCGTTATTGAAAAGCTTTGCCAGAGTTAATTCGTCTGCTTTAACTTGCGGCAGACCGGTTGCAGCATATCGAATACTGATCAGGCCATCTGCTTGAGTCTGGACACAAAACGCTGATTGATCGCTATAAACATTGTTAAATGCTGTTCCATACACGGAATTAACATTTTCGGCAGTACGGGTCGCACGGGTCTTACTTAAAAATGTAGAGGTAGGTGCATCGGGCTGGTCTATATTAAGTTCAATTTCTCCTGCTGTCGGAGTATCACCTGCCATTGCACTCATAACTAATGCATACGGCTGCGGTCCGACGGGGATATTGTATGCTGATATTTCCGCCGTATATGTCCCTTTCTGCGGCTTATCAATAGTAACTGATACTGTATTGTTCAAACGGTCGAAACTGGTTGCGGCAACCTTTGTTCTGAAGGTAACTCCCATACCGGGCGTAATCGCTGCCTCCTGCCAGACACCGCCGACCTTAACCAAACCGCGGGTTGTCGGATTTCCAACCTGACAATAAACGCCGGACAAACTTCCGCTCTTTTCTACAGCGACCACCACGCTACCATCCGCAATGGTAACCCCAACAGGCAAGGCGTATTCTCCTGACGGAATATATGCAAATGACTTTCTGAAAATTTCATCTCCTACACCACCGTCATACCGGTAAACAACTATGGAAACCTCTTCAGCCACGCTGGCACTGTTAGAAAATGCAAGAATAACCGATTCAAGAGTAGCTGGATAGGAAGGAGGAGTAACCCGTACACCTATTGCGCTGCCTTTATACATGCCACTGACACTGGTAACATACAGGTATTTAGTCAAAGGACTGAGACTGACCGCGTTATCTGGATAAACCCATGTTCCGTCAGGTTGCTTAACCCTTAAGTCCAGATCATTAACCAGCCCTCCGCCAACCGCAGACGATCCGGGATAGTCAGTCCACCCAAGTGTTGCCTTAAACGGCTTTCCGTCATTCTCAACTTCAAAAGTAAAATTGCGCAGATAGGAATCATCTGAAGGAGCAGAATCCTTTATGTCATGATATTCAACCTTATACTGGGCATCAGAGTTGACAGAAGCCTCAAGATTAACCCGTCCCCAGCCCTGTGCATCGTCAGGTGCGTCATGGAGTTCCTGCGCTGCCTCTGTCCCATACTGACCGGGAGCAAGGGAAACAGCTCCGTGAATAAGCCCTGTTTTAATCAGGGCCGCACTTGGGTCGGTTATACTTTCCTCCTTGATCAGATACTCGCGGAAGATTGCCGCTGTACCGGAGACCAAAGGGGTAGCCATGCTGGTCCCGCCGGACCAGTAATAATCATCATTAAATGCACCCCACCCGTTGCCAAGCTGCGCGGAAGAACGGGTGGAAAGAAGATTGGTGCCAGGCGCAATAACTTCCGGCTTATAGCGGCCGTCAATGGTGGGACCTCGACTGGAAAAAGCGGCAACACCGTACGGCTTATCAGAAGTTGGATCAGAACCTACAGGATCGGCATAAGTCCTGAATTCACCCCAGTTCCTGACTGCAAACCCCTCCTTGCTCCCAGTGCGGTATGACTCTGAAGCCCCTACCGAAAGGCAATTCTTTGCTGTCGCCGGAGTATCAATGCAATAAATATCAACAATGCCGTCTTGGTCTTTGTCATATCCGGCATTGCCCGCTGCAAATAGAATCAGAAAATCCTTATTACTCCACATAAACTGATCGACACTGACGGACTCACTACTATAGTCCCCAACCCCGGAGGTCCCCCAGCTGTTACTGTGTATACGGGCTCCGGCATCAAAAGCAGGCTTGAAAAGATTTGCGAGATCCGATGGTATGCCCGGTAAACGGGAGCTGCCATCATCAGCACCTACACTTTGAACATAAAGCTGTGTCTTAGGCGCTATCCCGGCATAACAGCTGGAGGGGAAATTATTCTCTACAGGGGAAGAACCTGACTTAATTCCGTTTCCAGCTATAATTCCGGCAACATGAGTGCCATGCCCGCTACAGTCCTTGATGCTTGCACCGGAAAATACGCTATTGCTGACAATTCTGCTTCCGCCCTGACCGTCGCTGAAATCCTCATGAAGATTATCAACATCTCCGGTATCAATTCCACTGTCACAAACAGCGACAATCTGCCCATTACCGAAGAGCTTGCTGCCTGAAACAGGCCAGACTTTGTCCTGCACTGAACGGGCTTCGATTATACCCACGGCAATATTATTGTCGGTGCGATGTTCAGGTGCTTTCTCAATCCATTTAACACCCTTGATATCTTTAAGTCCGCCGACTTCCTGAATCGAAATCCTGACTTCAAGCTGAACACTCCATTCAGAGGACGAACTTGAAAGGACTGCCCCTCCTGCAGAACGAATTTCTTGTTCCAGTGAATTCACATCTTCGCCGGGAAAAGCAACAACACGAACGTCCAGCAGGCTGCCCTGCTCCTTAAGTTTGCCGGGAGTAATATCGTACACATCGCTCGATAACTTCAAATCAGCTTCATACTTGCCGAGCCAACGAACGAAGCTAAGATCCTCAACAGCAGAAACCTTTGCCGTGCCAAGCTTGATGATAAATGCATATTGCGGAATATAGTCGTAAAAAACTACCCCCTGATCGGAGATAGACTCTTTCCATGCAGATTGCACTGGCCCGGAGAACTGCACTACATAGTAGTCATATTCTTCGACTATTGTGGCGGAGGAAAAGAGTAAACGTGTTGAGGGGGAGACTTTTGATGCAGAACTGGTAGCACCGGATTTTACAGAAGATGACTGAGTCTTCTTTGACAACAAAAGAGAAGAGCCCGGAACGATTTCCAACGGATCAACCTGTTGATTATGGAAAAACAGTTTAGGCGTTGATAAAGCACCATCTTCGGCCGATGCAGATTTAGACGACAGCAAGATAAAAACAGTACAAAACAAAAACAATTGTATAACGACAGCAAAAAGAGATAGGCGCACTATATATTTCCTTAGTATTCGTTGTCCTGCTGAAATATTAAACAACGTACTAACATGTCAAGAAATATGATATTTAACCTAACAGACACCCCACCATCTAGTATTACTATAATAAATTATTAATACTCCACTATAGAACGCAACTATTCGGAAAAATAAAAACGATCAACTAACGAGGATGATTCCCACGGAACCTGTTCTCCGCCTGTTTCCTGCACCACACCTTTGCGGGTGTAAAAAAAGACGTCACTGATATCGAGTCCCGGCTGCATCAGGTATTGAAGCAGATATTTTGTGTACACCCCATTACGACCGCTCCCATCAGCGGCAACGGAACCGGGTGCAGTAGAATAAGCCACGATGGATCCGGTTGGTGCATCCATACGGGCCAAGCCCCTCTGCGCCGAACGAAAGCTGCGGGCAAAGGGATTGTTACGGCAGGCATCGAGGATGACTATGTTAAGTGCATTGCCCGCATCCTCCATCTTGCCGAGAATACGTCCTGCATCCAGACATTCGTAGCGAACATCGGATTCAGACCTGATAGTAGCGTCAACAGGGATTAAGTAGTTCCTGCCGCCGACCTGCATACCATGCCCAGCATAGTAGAACAGCCCCACACCGCCTTTTTGCAGACTGGCGTAAAAGCGGTCCATGGCCTGCTCCATTTCGCGCAGCCTAGCATTATTGACCATAATGACATTGAATCCCAACCTGCGCAGGGCCTTGCCCACGTCTCTGGCATCATTAACCGGATTCTTCAACGGGGCGTTCTGATATGCGCTGTTACCCATAACCAGAGCATGCCGCTCACCCTTCACTGCAACCGGAGCGGGAACGGCAGTTACTACCACAACCGGCTCGTTGATATCTTCAAAGGCGGTTGTCAGCTTACGCGACGTGGTCAACTCGTCATTCAAGGCCTTAAGAGCCCTTCCCGCAGCCTCTGTATAGCCGAACGAATTAGCCGGAAAAGGAACTACCCCCACACCATGCCCAGCAATATCGGCAAGGACACGGCGATCCCAATCCAAGAACGAACCTTTGAGATCAACGGACGTTTGAGCGCCTGATGTCGCCCCCAGATCTATCTGCATGTCAAAAAGCATAACCACGTCTAAATTCATGAAATTAGCCTGTTCCAGAGAATCAACCTTGATCACTTCCCCGAATGATCGGGACAGGATCTTTTGAAGGTTCTTTTCAACGTAATCTACATCCAGATCATTCATGGCAGCGGTATTGGTCAAAAAGCCGATATCCATGGCTTTGCGATTTTTTAAAATAAAATCCCGTGACAGTTGGACATTTCCGGAGAAAAGCAGCCCAAGACGCATATCGTCAAACGC contains:
- a CDS encoding flavodoxin family protein — encoded protein: MYVLAINGSPRKGGNTESMLQKVLEPLESAGWETELYQLGGKKIRGCMACMKCWENKDSKCVVDNDKLNEVYEKMVRADAIVIGSPTYFADVSTEIKALIDRAGMVALANDRQLAGKIGGAAVAVRRGGATHVFDSINHLYQINGMVMPGSTYWNMGYGLNKGEVLNDDEGIANMNHLGRTIDWLGKAIKPHLDSFPKAGEQYGEG
- a CDS encoding adenylate/guanylate cyclase domain-containing protein — its product is MPKRNRPTIFIVDRNKPEMDVFAEILRDDYALLMAMNGSHLFEIAAKEQPDLILLDADLPEVDCLDLGRRLKFSEVTRNIPLLLISGATRPDEEYGYFECGVFDFIYRPLSPPMVLRRVASALIQKEQADRLAELSDKLGRYLSPQVYESIFEGTQDTLIGAKRKKLTIFFSDIVGFTSTTERMEPEDMTALLNNYLDRMASIALKHGGTIDKYIGDAVLIFFGDPVSKGHKEDAVACLNMAIEMRDAIKEMQQEWFELGISSPFKIRMGINTGFCTVGNFGSKQLMDYTIIGGQVNVAARLEQNAPPDQILISHETWALVKEDFRCLGRAAISVKGIQHSIRTYQVIGKADAIERDLEGSLGEMVWPAQTIAIDSKVSDALLKLHDSGEWACLIVLDGLSPVGMITKGRMDEIVRRETDKALFLGRPVSVVMDKELLVLSAESGLDSVARSALSREGSYTFDPIAVTKNGEFAGLVSVRCLMQRMLSPNP
- the uxx1 gene encoding UXX-star selenoprotein family 1, with protein sequence MPKMIIYGKSTCPHTRRAREAYPDAEFVDVLMSVDDLNKMLELSGGKRRIPVIVEDGNVTVGYNRGS
- a CDS encoding S8 family serine peptidase, with protein sequence MSKKTQSSSVKSGATSSASKVSPSTRLLFSSATIVEEYDYYVVQFSGPVQSAWKESISDQGVVFYDYIPQYAFIIKLGTAKVSAVEDLSFVRWLGKYEADLKLSSDVYDITPGKLKEQGSLLDVRVVAFPGEDVNSLEQEIRSAGGAVLSSSSSEWSVQLEVRISIQEVGGLKDIKGVKWIEKAPEHRTDNNIAVGIIEARSVQDKVWPVSGSKLFGNGQIVAVCDSGIDTGDVDNLHEDFSDGQGGSRIVSNSVFSGASIKDCSGHGTHVAGIIAGNGIKSGSSPVENNFPSSCYAGIAPKTQLYVQSVGADDGSSRLPGIPSDLANLFKPAFDAGARIHSNSWGTSGVGDYSSESVSVDQFMWSNKDFLILFAAGNAGYDKDQDGIVDIYCIDTPATAKNCLSVGASESYRTGSKEGFAVRNWGEFRTYADPVGSDPTSDKPYGVAAFSSRGPTIDGRYKPEVIAPGTNLLSTRSSAQLGNGWGAFNDDYYWSGGTSMATPLVSGTAAIFREYLIKEESITDPSAALIKTGLIHGAVSLAPGQYGTEAAQELHDAPDDAQGWGRVNLEASVNSDAQYKVEYHDIKDSAPSDDSYLRNFTFEVENDGKPFKATLGWTDYPGSSAVGGGLVNDLDLRVKQPDGTWVYPDNAVSLSPLTKYLYVTSVSGMYKGSAIGVRVTPPSYPATLESVILAFSNSASVAEEVSIVVYRYDGGVGDEIFRKSFAYIPSGEYALPVGVTIADGSVVVAVEKSGSLSGVYCQVGNPTTRGLVKVGGVWQEAAITPGMGVTFRTKVAATSFDRLNNTVSVTIDKPQKGTYTAEISAYNIPVGPQPYALVMSAMAGDTPTAGEIELNIDQPDAPTSTFLSKTRATRTAENVNSVYGTAFNNVYSDQSAFCVQTQADGLISIRYAATGLPQVKADELTLAKLFNNGTNMQFNYAGFEDYKDGNWWLTDVAGKFVDPVRALNATASYYIVSVIKDGGPYDENPEPGVIDDPQILGMNRAGGSGTGCTIGMNDEYSPLFLVIIALGSLFIRLRRNSR
- a CDS encoding caspase family protein, translated to MFIFSISGRALAFKVRTIRKLFLFFFGFVLLAALTSCLPPPKYQDPLADLNTTPTSVRAFDDMRLGLLFSGNVQLSRDFILKNRKAMDIGFLTNTAAMNDLDVDYVEKNLQKILSRSFGEVIKVDSLEQANFMNLDVVMLFDMQIDLGATSGAQTSVDLKGSFLDWDRRVLADIAGHGVGVVPFPANSFGYTEAAGRALKALNDELTTSRKLTTAFEDINEPVVVVTAVPAPVAVKGERHALVMGNSAYQNAPLKNPVNDARDVGKALRRLGFNVIMVNNARLREMEQAMDRFYASLQKGGVGLFYYAGHGMQVGGRNYLIPVDATIRSESDVRYECLDAGRILGKMEDAGNALNIVILDACRNNPFARSFRSAQRGLARMDAPTGSIVAYSTAPGSVAADGSGRNGVYTKYLLQYLMQPGLDISDVFFYTRKGVVQETGGEQVPWESSSLVDRFYFSE